In candidate division KSB1 bacterium, one genomic interval encodes:
- a CDS encoding PDZ domain-containing protein: MKLIYKLSFLVLLTGFSLQTSNAQVTMERRIEGGDGAFHLKEVQTILTSKDDTIKVMMVLPERLRPQGYGDIVLKENDEILMVNAQRVKTVQEFEELYNALEIGGTLKMGIRRKGELMIESFKKIDPEDMPEGANIMILNDMPGEEEGHEGGMMRTFTMDGGDSEEMRPWFGTGLILGEEEGTLKVMRIMEGMTGALGNADIKEGDEIKSLNGQKVETLDKFFEMYEKLDTGSKVEIEYARAGKKMQAAFEKPNMQGRMMMRRN; encoded by the coding sequence AAACGCTCAAGTAACAATGGAACGACGAATAGAGGGCGGCGACGGGGCTTTTCACTTGAAAGAAGTTCAAACCATTTTGACCAGTAAAGATGACACCATCAAAGTAATGATGGTGTTGCCGGAACGGCTGCGACCCCAAGGATATGGCGACATCGTACTGAAAGAAAATGATGAAATTCTCATGGTCAACGCCCAGCGCGTGAAAACGGTGCAAGAATTTGAAGAGCTGTACAACGCGCTCGAGATCGGCGGAACTTTGAAAATGGGCATTCGCCGCAAAGGCGAGCTGATGATAGAGTCTTTCAAGAAAATCGATCCCGAGGATATGCCGGAAGGGGCGAATATCATGATACTAAACGACATGCCGGGGGAGGAAGAAGGTCATGAAGGCGGCATGATGAGAACCTTCACCATGGATGGCGGAGACTCCGAAGAGATGCGGCCATGGTTTGGCACCGGGTTAATTTTGGGTGAAGAAGAGGGCACACTTAAAGTCATGCGCATCATGGAAGGAATGACCGGCGCTTTGGGGAACGCAGATATTAAAGAAGGCGACGAAATAAAATCTTTGAACGGACAAAAAGTTGAAACTCTCGATAAGTTTTTTGAAATGTATGAAAAACTGGATACCGGTTCTAAGGTAGAAATTGAGTATGCTCGTGCCGGCAAGAAAATGCAAGCCGCGTTTGAAAAACCGAATATGCAGGGCAGAATGATGATGCGGAGGAATTAA